A genomic stretch from Lentimicrobium sp. L6 includes:
- a CDS encoding outer membrane lipoprotein carrier protein LolA has protein sequence MKKHLHISLLFTLFILMPFTMMAQYRILEEPETWLKKINQYTTEIQTLHSSFKQEKVLSFLETPIVSEGEFWFMQKEKIRWEYQKPYAYIMIMNDGLLTVKDDGDEYSTDLSANKMFEQMNGLIAGSIQGKLLDEEANYKKEYFEDENNIIVRFIPLADDLSAYLQHIEIFFDKEKLDVNQLIMMESGGDYTKIAFFNKQLNQEIVEDVFK, from the coding sequence ATGAAAAAACATTTACATATATCTTTACTATTTACTTTATTTATTCTGATGCCTTTTACCATGATGGCTCAATATAGAATATTAGAAGAGCCAGAAACCTGGTTGAAGAAAATCAATCAATACACCACCGAAATTCAAACTTTACATTCCAGTTTTAAGCAAGAGAAAGTTTTAAGCTTTTTGGAAACGCCTATTGTTTCTGAAGGTGAGTTTTGGTTTATGCAAAAAGAAAAAATCAGATGGGAATACCAAAAGCCATATGCTTATATCATGATCATGAACGATGGTTTATTAACCGTGAAAGATGATGGTGATGAATATTCTACCGACTTAAGTGCCAATAAGATGTTTGAGCAAATGAATGGCCTGATTGCAGGCAGTATTCAAGGAAAACTATTAGATGAAGAGGCTAATTATAAAAAAGAGTATTTTGAGGACGAAAACAATATCATTGTGAGGTTTATTCCTTTAGCTGATGATTTAAGTGCTTATCTACAGCATATAGAAATATTCTTTGATAAAGAAAAACTAGATGTTAATCAGTTGATTATGATGGAATCGGGAGGTGATTATACCAAAATTGCTTTTTTTAATAAACAATTAAACCAAGAAATTGTTGAGGATGTTTTCAAATAA
- a CDS encoding DUF2141 domain-containing protein, with product MMRNIICILSFALILFQGLLQAQNENTLQVQIKNIELLEGKLYLSLTSDSAKFPGGEVEEKYRKIVEVKAHELRVSFNNLPDGEYAMSIIQDLNNNQELDTKKFGIPAEPFAFSNAALRKFGPPFFEQAKFLVEGGKEHHQQLVLIYRKPKKKD from the coding sequence ATGATGAGAAATATAATATGTATCCTAAGTTTTGCTTTAATCTTATTTCAAGGATTGCTTCAAGCACAAAATGAGAATACCCTCCAGGTTCAAATTAAGAATATCGAACTTTTGGAAGGTAAGCTATACCTGTCTTTAACCAGTGATTCTGCCAAGTTTCCTGGTGGTGAAGTAGAAGAGAAATATAGGAAGATTGTGGAAGTAAAAGCCCATGAGCTGAGGGTCAGTTTCAATAATCTTCCCGATGGTGAATACGCTATGTCCATCATTCAAGATTTAAATAATAACCAAGAATTGGATACCAAGAAATTCGGAATCCCTGCCGAACCTTTTGCTTTTAGCAATGCTGCTTTAAGAAAGTTTGGACCTCCGTTTTTTGAACAGGCCAAGTTTTTAGTGGAAGGTGGAAAAGAGCATCATCAGCAATTAGTTTTAATTTATAGAAAACCCAAAAAGAAAGACTAA